The Myxococcota bacterium genome has a window encoding:
- a CDS encoding ABC transporter ATP-binding protein, with protein sequence MTALVEARGVAHAFGPTPVLRGVDVALQPGQLVVVVGPNGAGKTTLVRVLSGVLRSDSGEVALDGEPLAGRSRREIARRLAVVPQESAVPFPFSVREMVALGRAPFLGAFGRESAEDVARVEAALAALELEKLAERAYPTLSGGEKRRVLLARALAQGVDAWLLDEPTASMDLGHGLFCFEWLAAWLRASAARGVLLVTHELSLAARFADELVLLVGGAVAARGAPADVLTPERIAAVYGVEARVERDEAGRLVVSPLRSIR encoded by the coding sequence GTGACGGCCCTGGTCGAGGCGCGCGGGGTCGCGCATGCGTTCGGGCCGACACCGGTGCTGCGCGGCGTGGACGTGGCGCTGCAGCCCGGCCAGCTCGTGGTCGTGGTGGGACCCAACGGCGCCGGCAAGACCACGCTCGTGCGCGTGCTGTCGGGCGTGCTGCGCAGTGACTCGGGCGAGGTCGCGCTCGACGGCGAGCCGCTCGCCGGCCGCAGCCGGCGCGAGATCGCGCGGCGGCTGGCGGTGGTGCCGCAGGAGAGCGCGGTGCCGTTCCCGTTCAGCGTGCGCGAGATGGTGGCCCTCGGCCGGGCGCCGTTTCTCGGCGCGTTCGGCCGCGAGTCGGCCGAGGACGTGGCGCGCGTCGAGGCAGCGCTCGCGGCGCTCGAGCTCGAGAAGCTCGCCGAGCGCGCCTACCCCACGCTCTCGGGCGGCGAGAAGCGCCGCGTGCTGCTGGCGCGCGCACTCGCCCAGGGCGTCGACGCCTGGCTGCTCGACGAGCCGACCGCGTCGATGGACCTCGGCCACGGCCTGTTCTGCTTCGAGTGGCTCGCGGCGTGGCTGCGCGCCTCAGCGGCGCGCGGGGTGCTGCTCGTGACTCACGAGCTCTCGCTGGCCGCGCGCTTCGCCGACGAGCTCGTGCTCCTGGTCGGCGGCGCGGTCGCGGCGCGTGGCGCGCCCGCCGACGTGCTGACTCCCGAGCGCATCGCGGCGGTCTACGGCGTCGAGGCCCGCGTCGAGCGCGACGAGGCGGGGCGGCTCGTCGTGTCGCCCCTGCGCTCGATCCGATAG